The Thermomonospora curvata DSM 43183 DNA segment ACCCGGCGGTGGCCAGCGCGCCGGTGTTGCAGTGCGTCAGGATCCGCAGGGGACGCCGCGGGACGCGGGCGCAGATCCACTGCGCGCCGTGGACGCCGATCGCGCGGTTGGCCGCCACGTCCTCCTCCAGCACCCGGCCGGCCTCTTCCAGCACCGCCGCCAGGCCCGCGTCGACGAGCGGGCGGACCCGGTCCACCCCGCCGGCCAGATTGACCGCGGTCGGCCGGGCGGTGCGGATCCGCTCCAGCGCCGCCTCCAGCCTCGCCCGGTCCCAGCCCTCCCGCTCGGCCTGGAGCATGGCCAGCGCGACCCCGTAGGCGCCCGCCACGCCCAGCGCCGGGGCGCCCCGCACCGCCAGCCGCACGATGGCGTCCACCAGGGCGTCCACCTCGCGGATCTCCAGGTGCTCCAGCCGGTGCGGCAGCAGGGTCTGGTCGATCAGCCGCAGCGCGTCCCCGGTCCAGGACACCGCTTGCAGTTCCGTCACATCCTCACCCTAAAGCTGAGAAAGCGGCCGGTGACAAGATCACCGGCCGCGTGAACCTCAGCCCTCACCGAAAGGTCAGTGCATCGGCATCGCGTTCGGCACCCGGCCGCCGTCGGGCTTGCGGCGCGGCAGGAACAGCGCCGGGATCAGCGCCACCGTCATCAGGGCCAGCGCCCACCAGAAGGAGGCGGCGAACGACTCGGCCATCAGCGTCTGCAGCTTGGCCAGCACCTGCGGCGGGACCTCGGCGGCGGAGGGGGCCTCGCCCAGCCCGCCGCTGCCGGGGATGCGGTCCTTCAGCTCATTGGTCAAGATCACCGAGATGGCGGCGGTGCCGATGGACCCGGCCACCTGCTGGATGATGTTCATCGCGGTGCTGGCCCGCGGCACCTCGTCGTGGACGAGGGTCTGCATCGCCGCCGACATCGTCGGCATCATGGTCAGCCCCATGCCCAGGCCCAGCACGAAGAAGATGACGCCCAGCGTCACATACGAGGTGTCGGCGGTGACCTGGGTGAGCCCGAACGCCCCCGCCAGGATGATCGGCAACCCGACCGTGACCACCCGGCCCGGGCCGATCCGGTCGGTGAGCATGCCGCCGATCGGCATGGTGAGCATCGATCCGATGCCCTGCGGGATCAGCAGCAGGCCGGTGTTGAGGGCGGTCTCGCCGCGCACGATCTGGAAGTACAGCGGCAGCAGCAGCATCGCGCCGAAGAAGGCGATGCTGAACAGCAGCATGGTCAGCGCCGCGGCGGCCATCGAGCGGCGCTTGAACAGCCACAGGTCGATCAGCGGGTTGGCGGCCATGAGCGCGCGCACCACGAACGCGATCACCAGCAGGGCGCCCACCGCGGTGGTGACGATCACCGTGGCGGAGGTGAAGGAGCCCTTCTCCGAGCCGGTGGCCAGCCCGTAGATCAGCGAGGCCAGGCCGGGGGACAGGAACAGCAGTCCCGGCACATCCAGCCGCTCGGCCGGCTTGGGCACGTCCCGCTCCAGCACCCGCCAGGACAGCAGCAGCGCGATGGCGCCGATCGGGACGTTGATGAAGAAGATCCACCGCCAGGCGTCCAGGTCCACCAGCCAGCCGCCCAGGATCGGGCCGCTGATCGGGCCCAGCAGCATCGGGATGCCGACCACGCTCATCACCTTGCCGACCCGCTGCGGCCCGGCCTTCTGGGTGAGGATGGTCATGCCCGCCGGCATGATCATTCCGCCGCCCAGGCCCTGCAGCACCCGGAAGGCGATCAGCGACTCGGCCGACCAGGCCAGGCCGGCCAGCGCCGAGCCGAGCACGAACAGCGTCAGCGAGGTCATGTACAGCCGCTTGGTGCCGTAGCGGGCGCACGCCCAGCCGGTCACCGGGATCACGGTGGCCAGCGCCAGGGTGTAGCCGGTGATGACCCACTGGATCTTCGCCAGGGTCGTTGCGAATTCCTCGGTCAGCACCGGGATGGCGATGTTGACCACGGTCGCGTCGAGGATCGACATGATCGCGCCCAGCACCACCACGCCGGCGGTCACCCAGACGGAGCGATCCAGCCGGTCGGAGCCGGGCGGGCCGCCGGCCGGCGCGGCCACCTCCGAGGGAGCGGAAGGTTTCAACAGAGAGGTCCAATCGTCAGGGCCCGGATCTCCGGGCGCGCCAGAACGGGGGCCAGCGCCTTCACCAGCCCCATGCGCTCCTCCTCGGTCAGCGTCGCGGCGAACCGCCGCAGGTCGGCGTGCCGTGCCGCGTGCAGCCGGCAGAGCAGTTCGCGCCCGGCGGCGGTGATCGCGATGCGCTTGATCCGCCGGTCGCCGGCGTCTGAGCGCCGGACGGCCAGGCCGTGGCGGACCAGGGCCTCGGCGGCGCGTCCGGCCGCCGCCATGGACAGTCCCAGCTCGGCCGCCAGTTCGTGGACGGCCAGGGCGCGTGAGGCGCGTTCCACCAGGAACAGGGTGCGGGCCTGCGACAGCGACAGGTCCAGCGTCTTCAGCTCGCCGAGGATGTCGCCTTCGGCGGTCCGCATCAGGTAGGTGAGCAGGCTCTCCAGGTTCTCGGCGAGCAGCTCCACCGAGGAGGACGAGCCCCCGCCGGT contains these protein-coding regions:
- a CDS encoding DHA2 family efflux MFS transporter permease subunit; the encoded protein is MKPSAPSEVAAPAGGPPGSDRLDRSVWVTAGVVVLGAIMSILDATVVNIAIPVLTEEFATTLAKIQWVITGYTLALATVIPVTGWACARYGTKRLYMTSLTLFVLGSALAGLAWSAESLIAFRVLQGLGGGMIMPAGMTILTQKAGPQRVGKVMSVVGIPMLLGPISGPILGGWLVDLDAWRWIFFINVPIGAIALLLSWRVLERDVPKPAERLDVPGLLFLSPGLASLIYGLATGSEKGSFTSATVIVTTAVGALLVIAFVVRALMAANPLIDLWLFKRRSMAAAALTMLLFSIAFFGAMLLLPLYFQIVRGETALNTGLLLIPQGIGSMLTMPIGGMLTDRIGPGRVVTVGLPIILAGAFGLTQVTADTSYVTLGVIFFVLGLGMGLTMMPTMSAAMQTLVHDEVPRASTAMNIIQQVAGSIGTAAISVILTNELKDRIPGSGGLGEAPSAAEVPPQVLAKLQTLMAESFAASFWWALALMTVALIPALFLPRRKPDGGRVPNAMPMH
- a CDS encoding MarR family winged helix-turn-helix transcriptional regulator; amino-acid sequence: MQVTSPFQHGSAPGETPGAAPSVPDTGGGSSSSVELLAENLESLLTYLMRTAEGDILGELKTLDLSLSQARTLFLVERASRALAVHELAAELGLSMAAAGRAAEALVRHGLAVRRSDAGDRRIKRIAITAAGRELLCRLHAARHADLRRFAATLTEEERMGLVKALAPVLARPEIRALTIGPLC